CGCCGTAGAACGCGCGGAAGTACAACGACGGGGTGTCGAGAAGCATCAGCCCAGGCATGGGCCCATCCTTCCAGCAGCGGCGCCCGCCCCGCCCCCGTCCCCGGCGGGTGCGGACAGAGAGATCGGTGTGACATAGATTGGGTGCCGTGACAACGACGTCCTCAAATGACCTGTTTCCGGTGTCCCGTCTGGCGGCGGTGCGCGAGGCCGCCGGGGCCGCCGGGGTCGGCGCCCTGCTGCTCACACCCGGCCCCGACCTGCGCTACGTCACCGGGTACGACGCGCTGCCGCTGGAGCGGCTCACCTGCCTGGTGGTGCCCGCGGCCGGCGAGGCGTTCCTCGTGGTGCCGAGGCTGGAGTTGCCCGCGGCCGAGCACTCCCCGGCCGCGCGCCTAGGGCTTGAGTTCGTCGCCTGGGACGAGACCGACGACCCGTACGCGCTGGTCGCCCGCCGCCTCGGCTCCCCGTCCGTCGTCGCCCTCGCCGACCGCATGTGGGCGATGCAGTCCCTGCGGTTCCGCGCGGCCCTGCCGGGCGCCGAGCAGGTGCTCGCCGGGTCGGTGCTCGGGCGGCTGCGCGTGCGCAAGAGCCCCGCCGAGGTCGCGGCCCTGCGCGAGGCGGGCGCCGCCATCGACGCCGTGCACGCGCAGGTGCCCGGCTTCCTGCGGGCCGGGCGCACCGAGCGCGAGGTCGGCAGGGACATCGCCGAGGCGATCCTGGCCGCGGGCCACTCCACCGTCGACTTCGTCATCGTCGCCTCGGGCCCCAACGGCGCCAGCCCGCACCACGAGCTGTCCGACCGGGTCATCCGGCCCGGTGACCCCGTGGTGGTGGACATCGGCGGGCAGATGCCGAGCGGGTACTGCTCGGACTCCACCCGCGTCTACTGCGTGGGCGAGCCGCCCGCCGGCTTCGCCGAGTACTACGAGGTGCTGCGCCGCGCCCAGGAGGCCGCGTGCGCCGCCGTGCGCCCCGGCGTCCCGTGCGAGGCGGTCGACGCCGCCGCGCGCGACATCATCGCCGAGGCCGGCCACGGCGAGCACTTCATCCACCGCACCGGCCACGGCATCGGCCTGGAGACCCACGAGGACCCCTACATCGTCAGCGGCAACACCGCGCCGCTGGCCCCCGGCTTCGCCTTCTCCGTCGAGCCCGGCATCTACCTGCCCTCCCGGCACGGCGCCCGCATCGAGGACATCCTCGTGTGCACCGAGACCGGCGGCGAGCGGCTCAACGACCGGCCGCGCGAGCTCGTCGTAGTCTGATCCCATGGCCGTGCGCGCCACGCGGGGCGATCCCTGCGCGCGGCGCGCCACCCGGCCACCACCCCCCAGGCCAGACCTCTGTGATCCGGAGTGAACGATGGCGGTCGACCGCGCTCTGCCCACCCCCGAGGCCCACGAT
The Sphaerisporangium krabiense genome window above contains:
- a CDS encoding M24 family metallopeptidase, with protein sequence MFPVSRLAAVREAAGAAGVGALLLTPGPDLRYVTGYDALPLERLTCLVVPAAGEAFLVVPRLELPAAEHSPAARLGLEFVAWDETDDPYALVARRLGSPSVVALADRMWAMQSLRFRAALPGAEQVLAGSVLGRLRVRKSPAEVAALREAGAAIDAVHAQVPGFLRAGRTEREVGRDIAEAILAAGHSTVDFVIVASGPNGASPHHELSDRVIRPGDPVVVDIGGQMPSGYCSDSTRVYCVGEPPAGFAEYYEVLRRAQEAACAAVRPGVPCEAVDAAARDIIAEAGHGEHFIHRTGHGIGLETHEDPYIVSGNTAPLAPGFAFSVEPGIYLPSRHGARIEDILVCTETGGERLNDRPRELVVV